The Anopheles coluzzii chromosome 2, AcolN3, whole genome shotgun sequence genome window below encodes:
- the LOC120951290 gene encoding bifunctional purine biosynthesis protein ATIC isoform X1, whose protein sequence is MCWKRSLAFVFAGCSVQWSTRNGSLCVTSVVKGLKRYTSTSTTTTTMASGKIALVSVSDKSGLVEFAKGLNELGLKLVASGGTAKAIRDLGLPVRDVSDITGAPEMLGGRVKTLHPAVHAAILARMTESDQRDISQQKYELAQLVVCNLYPFGLTISKPDVTIADAVENIDIGGVTLLRAAAKNHQRVTVLCDPKDYSKVLDEIRQHGDTTPATRQLLALKAFTHTAEYDAIISDYFRKQYSAGVSQLNLRYGMNPHQKPAQIFTLLERLPLKVVNASPGFINLCDALNGWQLVRELKRALGLPAATSFKHVSPAGAAVGVPLSLEQAKLCMVDDMMDSLTPMATAYARARGADRMSSFGDFVALSDTCDLATAKIIAREVSDGIIAPGYTEEALEVLRKKKNGSYCVLQIDPTYEPGPVERKTLFGLQLEQRRNDADINKALFTNIVTKNKTLPEGALRDLIVATIALKYTQSNSVCYAKDGQVVGIGAGQQSRIHCTRLAGDKADNWWLRQHPRVAGMQFRKGVKRAEISNAIDNYVNGTVGKDMPVAQFEAMLEKVPAPLTGEDKEQWTRQLTGVSLGSDAFFPFRDNVDRAKLSGVSYIASPAGSTNDAGVIDACNEHDIVMVHTNLRLFHH, encoded by the exons ATGTGCTGGAAACGATCACTTGCCTTCGTCTTCGCTGGCTGCT CAGTCCAGTGGTCGACCCGGAACGGCAGTCTTTGCGTGACTTCGGTAGTGAAAGGTTTGAAGCGatacaccagcaccagcaccaccaccaccacaatgGCTAGTGGAAAGATTG CACTCGTAAGCGTGTCGGACAAGTCCGGACTGGTGGAGTTTGCCAAGGGGCTGAACGAGCTCGGCCTGAAGCTGGTGGCGAGCGGTGGCACGGCGAAAGCGATCCGCGACCTGGGCCTGCCCGTGCGCGACGTTTCGGACATAACCGGCGCACCGGAGATGCTCGGTGGGCGGGTGAAGACGCTCCACCCGGCCGTACATGCCGCCATTCTCGCCCGGATGACCGAATCCGACCAGCGTGACATCAGCCAGCAGAAGTACGAGCTGGCCCAGCTCGTCGTGTGCAATCTGTACCCGTTCGGGTTGACCATCTCCAAGCCGGACGTGACGATTGCGGACGCGGTGGAAAACATCGACATCGGCGGGGTGACGCTGTTGCGTGCCGCGGCCAAAAACCACCAGCGCGTCACGGTGCTGTGCGATCCGAAGGACTACTCGAAGGTGCTGGACGAAATCCGGCAGCACGGCGACACAACGCCAGCCACCCGCCAGCTGCTGGCGCTGAAAGCGTTCACGCACACGGCCGAGTACGATGCGATCATTTCGGACTACTTCCGCAAACAGTACTCGGCGGGCGTATCGCAGCTCAACCTGCGCTACGGCATGAACCCGCACCAGAAGCCGGCCCAGATCTTCACGCTGCTCGAACGCTTGCCGCTGAAGGTGGTGAACGCGTCGCCCGGCTTCATCAATCTGTGCGATGCGCTGAACGGGTGGCAGCTGGTGCGCGAGCTGAAGCGTGCGCTTGGGCTGCCGGCCGCGACCAGCTTCAAGCACGTGTCGCCTGCCGGCGCCGCGGTCGGTGTGCCGCTGTCGCTTGAACAGGCGAAACTGTGCATGGTGGACGATATGATGGACAGTCTGACCCCGATGGCGACGGCGTACGCACGAGCCCGCGGTgccgaccgcatgtcctcgttCGGCGATTTTGTCGCGCTGTCCGATACGTGCGATCTGGCCACGGCCAAGATTATTGCGCGCGAAGTGTCGGACGGTATCATTGCGCCCGGCTACACGGAGGAAGCGCTGGAAGTGCTgcgcaagaagaagaacggTTCGTACTGCGTGCTGCAGATCGATCCGACGTACGAGCCGGGACCGGTGGAGCGCAAGACGCTGTTCGGGCTGCAGCTGGAGCAGCGCCGCAACGATGCCGACATCAACAAGGCCCTGTTTACGAACATCGTGACGAAGAACAAGACGCTGCCGGAGGGTGCGCTGCGCGATCTGATCGTCGCCACGATTGCGCTCAAGTACACGCAGAGCAACAGCGTCTGTTACGCAAAGGACGGGCAGGTGGTGGGCATTGGTGCGGGGCAGCAGTCGCGCATCCACTGTACGCGGTTGGCGGGCGACAAGGCGGACAATTGGTGGCTGCGGCAGCATCCGCGTGTCGCTGGCATGCAGTTCCGCAAGGGCGTTAAGCGGGCGGAAATTTCGAACGCGATCGACAACTACGTGAACGGTACGGTGGGCAAGGACATGCCGGTGGCACAGTTCGAGGCGATGCTGGAGAAGGTACCGGCGCCGCTGACCGGGGAGGATAAGGAGCAGTGGACGCGTCAGCTGACGGGCGTTTCGCTC
- the LOC120951290 gene encoding bifunctional purine biosynthesis protein ATIC isoform X2: protein MASGKIALVSVSDKSGLVEFAKGLNELGLKLVASGGTAKAIRDLGLPVRDVSDITGAPEMLGGRVKTLHPAVHAAILARMTESDQRDISQQKYELAQLVVCNLYPFGLTISKPDVTIADAVENIDIGGVTLLRAAAKNHQRVTVLCDPKDYSKVLDEIRQHGDTTPATRQLLALKAFTHTAEYDAIISDYFRKQYSAGVSQLNLRYGMNPHQKPAQIFTLLERLPLKVVNASPGFINLCDALNGWQLVRELKRALGLPAATSFKHVSPAGAAVGVPLSLEQAKLCMVDDMMDSLTPMATAYARARGADRMSSFGDFVALSDTCDLATAKIIAREVSDGIIAPGYTEEALEVLRKKKNGSYCVLQIDPTYEPGPVERKTLFGLQLEQRRNDADINKALFTNIVTKNKTLPEGALRDLIVATIALKYTQSNSVCYAKDGQVVGIGAGQQSRIHCTRLAGDKADNWWLRQHPRVAGMQFRKGVKRAEISNAIDNYVNGTVGKDMPVAQFEAMLEKVPAPLTGEDKEQWTRQLTGVSLGSDAFFPFRDNVDRAKLSGVSYIASPAGSTNDAGVIDACNEHDIVMVHTNLRLFHH, encoded by the exons atgGCTAGTGGAAAGATTG CACTCGTAAGCGTGTCGGACAAGTCCGGACTGGTGGAGTTTGCCAAGGGGCTGAACGAGCTCGGCCTGAAGCTGGTGGCGAGCGGTGGCACGGCGAAAGCGATCCGCGACCTGGGCCTGCCCGTGCGCGACGTTTCGGACATAACCGGCGCACCGGAGATGCTCGGTGGGCGGGTGAAGACGCTCCACCCGGCCGTACATGCCGCCATTCTCGCCCGGATGACCGAATCCGACCAGCGTGACATCAGCCAGCAGAAGTACGAGCTGGCCCAGCTCGTCGTGTGCAATCTGTACCCGTTCGGGTTGACCATCTCCAAGCCGGACGTGACGATTGCGGACGCGGTGGAAAACATCGACATCGGCGGGGTGACGCTGTTGCGTGCCGCGGCCAAAAACCACCAGCGCGTCACGGTGCTGTGCGATCCGAAGGACTACTCGAAGGTGCTGGACGAAATCCGGCAGCACGGCGACACAACGCCAGCCACCCGCCAGCTGCTGGCGCTGAAAGCGTTCACGCACACGGCCGAGTACGATGCGATCATTTCGGACTACTTCCGCAAACAGTACTCGGCGGGCGTATCGCAGCTCAACCTGCGCTACGGCATGAACCCGCACCAGAAGCCGGCCCAGATCTTCACGCTGCTCGAACGCTTGCCGCTGAAGGTGGTGAACGCGTCGCCCGGCTTCATCAATCTGTGCGATGCGCTGAACGGGTGGCAGCTGGTGCGCGAGCTGAAGCGTGCGCTTGGGCTGCCGGCCGCGACCAGCTTCAAGCACGTGTCGCCTGCCGGCGCCGCGGTCGGTGTGCCGCTGTCGCTTGAACAGGCGAAACTGTGCATGGTGGACGATATGATGGACAGTCTGACCCCGATGGCGACGGCGTACGCACGAGCCCGCGGTgccgaccgcatgtcctcgttCGGCGATTTTGTCGCGCTGTCCGATACGTGCGATCTGGCCACGGCCAAGATTATTGCGCGCGAAGTGTCGGACGGTATCATTGCGCCCGGCTACACGGAGGAAGCGCTGGAAGTGCTgcgcaagaagaagaacggTTCGTACTGCGTGCTGCAGATCGATCCGACGTACGAGCCGGGACCGGTGGAGCGCAAGACGCTGTTCGGGCTGCAGCTGGAGCAGCGCCGCAACGATGCCGACATCAACAAGGCCCTGTTTACGAACATCGTGACGAAGAACAAGACGCTGCCGGAGGGTGCGCTGCGCGATCTGATCGTCGCCACGATTGCGCTCAAGTACACGCAGAGCAACAGCGTCTGTTACGCAAAGGACGGGCAGGTGGTGGGCATTGGTGCGGGGCAGCAGTCGCGCATCCACTGTACGCGGTTGGCGGGCGACAAGGCGGACAATTGGTGGCTGCGGCAGCATCCGCGTGTCGCTGGCATGCAGTTCCGCAAGGGCGTTAAGCGGGCGGAAATTTCGAACGCGATCGACAACTACGTGAACGGTACGGTGGGCAAGGACATGCCGGTGGCACAGTTCGAGGCGATGCTGGAGAAGGTACCGGCGCCGCTGACCGGGGAGGATAAGGAGCAGTGGACGCGTCAGCTGACGGGCGTTTCGCTC